The following proteins are encoded in a genomic region of Alnus glutinosa chromosome 8, dhAlnGlut1.1, whole genome shotgun sequence:
- the LOC133876312 gene encoding putative F-box protein At3g29830, which produces MDRNFDMFMKLTDHILFIIISFLSFKEAARTCVLSKRWRHVWRATKRIEFDERFFVSVGESDESQETQRRVFIHFVRQWMENYREPNIESFQLTCLKPGDFRGEMELCIAFAIKRNVKVLGLDFSDPTWREDDLDHDHAALFDLPLNVYGHAVLESLKLFSCSFRLPEFMNFGALKDLSLGWLELRMSVIEAILVNCRLLESLSLNKCWNIEQLDIKGPNLRLRSLVIDKCKFLEGWYAIEAPNLRFLKYSGAVGFFEVEINRDCMEEADLDFGLEFEFNEALGDVLCGLLEQLYPIRILTVCSYMLQV; this is translated from the coding sequence ATGGACAGGAACTTTGACATGTTCATGAAGTTGACTGACCACATTCTCTTCATCATCATCTCTTTCTTGTCCTTCAAGGAAGCGGCAAGAACTTGCGTTCTATCCAAGCGTTGGCGCCATGTATGGCGCGCAACAAAGAGGATAGAGTTCGACGAGAGATTCTTTGTAAGTGTTGGCGAATCAGATGAAAGCCAAGAAACTCAGAGACGGGTTTTCATCCATTTTGTACGACAGTGGATGGAGAACTATCGAGAACCGAATATAGAAAGCTTTCAACTCACATGCTTGAAGCCTGGAGATTTTCGCGGGGAAATGGAGCTTTGCATTGCATTTGCCATTAAGCGCAATGTGAAAGTGTTAGGCCTTGATTTTTCTGACCCAACTTGGAGGGAAGACGATCTAGATCATGACCATGCAGCGTTGTTTGATTTGCCATTGAACGTGTATGGACATGCAGTTCTTGAATCTCTCAAGTTGTTTTCTTGCAGTTTTCGTTTGCCTGAGTTCATGAATTTCGGAGCACTTAAGGATCTATCCTTGGGTTGGCTTGAGTTAAGGATGTCAGTTATCGAAGCAATCTTAGTGAATTGTCGGCTGCTTGAGAGTTTGAGTTTGAACAAGTGTTGGAACATAGAGCAGCTTGATATTAAGGGGCCAAATTTGCGGCTAAGAAGTTTGGTCATCGACAAGTGCAAATTTCTTGAAGGTTGGTATGCCATAGAAGCACCCAATTTAAGGTTCTTGAAATATTCTGGGGCAGTGGGCTTTTTTGAGGTAGAGATAAACCGGGATTGCATGGAAGAGGCAGATCTTGATTTTGGGCTTGAGTTTGAATTTAATGAAGCTTTAGGTGATGTTCTTTGTGGACTCCTTGAACAACTTTACCCCATCAGGATTTTGACAGTTTGCAGTTACATGCTTCAGGTATGA
- the LOC133876536 gene encoding septum-promoting GTP-binding protein 1, producing MFMAMFIHEAARNMNQICRKVVHINVRWSILQRVSVIRQFFRFIWDRILVCSIGKAPGRYRRLSRRSSFLPQEALIEAAGMGLDESSSTCSGYDSDSDLVPLKISLLGDCQIGKTSFVIKYVGDEQEKRSLQMAGLNLMDKTLSVQGARISLNIWDVGGDKGSLDHVAVACKDAVAILFMFDLTSRSTLNSVIEWYNQARKWNQTAIPIIIGTKFDDFVRLPPDLQWTIVTQARAYARAMKATLFFSSATHNINVNKIFKFIMAKLFNLPWTVERNLTVGEPIIDF from the exons ATGTTCATGGCCATGTTTATTCACGAAGCAGCTAGAAACATGAACCAGATTTGCAGAAAAGTTGTTCACATCAACGTCCGGTGGAGCATACTCCAAAGGGTCTCGGTTATCCGACAATTTTTCCGATTCATTTGGGACAGGATTCTTGTTTGTTCCATAGGAAAGGCACCGGGCCGGTACCGGAGGTTGTCCCGCCGGAGTTCGTTTCTACCGCAGGAGGCATTAATTGAGGCGGCAGGCATGGGATTGGATGAGTCCTCCTCGACTTGTAGTGGGTATGACTCGGATTCCGATTTGGTCCCCTTGAAGATCAGTTTGTTGGGTGATTGCCAGATCGGAAAAACAAGCTTTGTG ATAAAATATGTAGGAGATGAGCAGGAAAAGAGAAGCTTGCAGATGGCAGGATTAAACTTGATGGACAAGACTTTATCGGTTCAAGGTGCCCGGATTTCGTTAAACATATGGGATGTGGGAG GCGACAAAGGATCACTGGACCATGTTGCAGTTGCTTGTAAAGATGCAGTAgcaattttgtttatgtttgatCTTACAAGTCGGAGTACACTAAATAG TGTTATTGAATGGTATAATCAAGCAAGAAAGTGGAATCAG ACGGCAATTCCCATAATAATAGGAACAaaatttgatgattttgttAGACTTCCCCCAGATTTGCAATGGACGATCGTTACTCAG GCAAGGGCATATGCAAGGGCAATGAAAGCGACTCTGTTCTTCTCGAGCGCCACCCACAACATAAATGTGAACAAGATTTTCAAATTCATCATGGCCAAGCTCTTTAACTTGCCGTGGACGGTAGAGAGAAATTTGACTGTTGGAGAACCCATCATTGACTTCTAA
- the LOC133876313 gene encoding probable metal-nicotianamine transporter YSL7: MMLGDSVYNVLRIVGVALFHKLRNKYTADDHLQSPPPDDHDQTSPCRSDEQIRTQHFLNDLIPTKLSTVAAAALVAISAILLPLIFRPLKWYYVVAAYMISFVLAFIQAHVVGLCDVILNPASLDIRAAFVFGAWAGIAQGGVLVGLVACAIMTNFITAAADLMADLRTSYLTMASPKSVFVYKVIGTASGCFISSMTFWYFEKHDRKVGTDKAYYTAYAGKIFRQTAIYGVQGFSGFPKHYLQFWCALFIMGIVINVIKDVLPKKVAGYVPNPTALGVAFYVSGHSSVTFSVGNLIVFLWRWRRKDQADAFAPIVASALICGDGLWNLVSSVFAFVGLIKPPLCVKFPHSQTDV; encoded by the coding sequence ATGATGCTTGGTGACAGCGTCTACAACGTCTTGAGAATTGTTGGGGTTGCATTGTTCCACAAACTCCGCAACAAATACACTGCTGATGATCATCTTCAATCCCCTCCTCCTGATGATCATGATCAAACCTCACCTTGCCGTAGCGATGAGCAGATAAGGACCCAACACTTCCTCAATGACCTAATACCAACCAAGCTTTCAACCGTTGCCGCCGCCGCCCTTGTGGCCATTTCCGCAATATTACTCCCTCTAATCTTCCGCCCATTAAAATGGTACTACGTCGTGGCCGCGTACATGATAAGTTTTGTCCTAGCTTTCATCCAAGCGCATGTGGTCGGGCTTTGTGACGTTATTCTCAACCCTGCATCTTTAGATATACGAGCCGCGTTCGTCTTCGGAGCATGGGCTGGGATCGCTCAGGGCGGCGTTCTTGTTGGCCTGGTTGCTTGCGCGATCATGACCAACTTTATCACCGCCGCCGCCGACCTAATGGCAGACCTCAGAACTAGCTACTTAACCATGGCTTCCCCGAAGTCTGTTTTCGTTTACAAAGTCATTGGAACTGCGTCGGGCTGCTTCATCTCTTCCATGACATTCTGGTACTTTGAAAAACATGATCGTAAAGTTGGGACCGACAAGGCATATTATACTGCATATGCTGGTAAAATTTTTAGACAAACTGCTATATATGGTGTTCAAGGATTTTCGGGCTTCCCTAAGCACTACCTTCAGTTCTGGTGCGCCTTGTTCATTATGGGCATCGTCATCAACGTGATCAAAGATGTTTTGCCAAAGAAAGTGGCAGGATATGTCCCTAATCCAACGGCACTAGGTGTAGCATTCTATGTAAGTGGTCACTCTAGTGTTACTTTTAGCGTTGGGAATTTGATCGTTTTTCTGTGGAGGTGGAGGAGAAAGGATCAGGCTGATGCATTTGCACCCATTGTTGCTTCGGCTTTGATTTGTGGAGACGGGCTGTGGAATTTGGTGAGTTCCGTGTTCGCTTTCGTTGGTTTGATTAAGCCACCATTGTGCGTGAAGTTTCCTCATAGCCAAACTGATGTTTAA